One window of Paralichthys olivaceus isolate ysfri-2021 chromosome 20, ASM2471397v2, whole genome shotgun sequence genomic DNA carries:
- the khdrbs1b gene encoding KH domain-containing, RNA-binding, signal transduction-associated protein 1b has product MENDDKYLPELLAEKDSLDSSFTHAMKLLNAEIDRIQKGETKKEAETYLDLFTTKNIKLKERVLIPVKQYPKFNFVGKILGPQGNTIKRLQEETGAKISVLGKGSMRDKTKEEGLRKGGEPKYAHLSMELHVFIEVFAPVPDAYLRMAHAMEEVKKFLFPDMMDDICQEQFMEMSYLNGGQEHGARGRGGMPVRGRGIPPAGAHRGRGMPPRGAATRGGVTRGGPVRGAPGGRGGPPAAPARGAAAPRARPPAAGPPQRMAPPHQHSTTTGPESYDEYGYDESYTDTTYESYDSYYSQPQAEPEYFDYGHGETTDSYESYGQDNWNGTQQLGPGKAPPPSRGAKTPYREHPYRQY; this is encoded by the exons ATGGAGAACGACGACAAGTACCTCCCCGAGCTGCTGGCGGAGAAGGACAGTCTGGACTCGTCGTTTACGCACGCCATGAAACTTTTAAACGCAG AAATTGATAGAATCCAGAAAGGCGAGACTAAAAAGGAGGCAGAAACATACCTGGACCTTTTCACAACAAAGAACATCAAACTTAAGGAACGAGTGCTCATACCAGTCAAACAGTACCCGAAG TTCAATTTTGTGGGGAAGATTTTGGGACCTCAGGGCAACACAATCAAACGGCTACAGGAAGAGACTGGAGCCAAAATCTCTGTGCTGGGCAAAGGATCCATGAGAGACAAAACCAag GAGGAGGGGCTGAGAAAAGGCGGCGAGCCCAAGTACGCACACTTGTCCATGGAGCTGCACGTGTTCATCGAGGTGTTCGCCCCCGTGCCCGACGCCTACCTGCGTATGGCACACGCCATGGAGGAGGTCAAGAAGTTCCTGTTCCCA gatatGATGGATGATATCTGCCAGGAGCAGTTCATGGAGATGAGCTACCTGAACGGAGGCCAGGAGCACGGGGCCCGGGGTCGAGGGGGCATGCCGGTCAGGGGCCGCGGGATCCCTCCTGCTGGAGCACACAG GGGTAGGGGAATGCCTCCTCGCGGTGCTGCCACCAGGGGAGGTGTGACTCGAGGTGGCCCAGTGAGGGGTGCCCCAGGAGGCCGGGGAGGACCCCCTGCAGCACCTGCCAGGGGAGCTGCGGCACCCCGTGCCCGGCCCCCAGCTGCTGGACCTCCCCAGAGGATGGCCCCCCCTCATCAGCACTCAACCACCACTGGCCCAGAGAGCTACGATGAATAC GGCTACGACGAGAGCTACACAGACACGACCTACGAGTCATACGACAGCTATTACAGTCAGCCGCAGGC AGAGCCAGAATACTTTGACTACGGACACGGAGAGACAACAGACTCCTACGAGTCGTATG GCCAGGATAACTGGAACGGGACCCAGCAATTAGGTCCAGGAAAGGCCCCTCCCCCCTCCAGAGGTGCCAAGACGCCTTACCGGGAGCACCCATACCGACAGTACTGA